In Terriglobia bacterium, the following are encoded in one genomic region:
- the hpnH gene encoding adenosyl-hopene transferase HpnH yields MPVPVSQMWTVASYVLKQKLKGRKRYPLVLMLEPLFRCNLACAGCGKIQYPGHVLKMQLTPEECLRAVDECGAPTVAIPGGEPLLHPQIGEIVASLVERRKYIYLCTNALLLQQKIDLFKPSKYLTFSVHLDGQREHHDFSVCLEGGYDKAVVGIKEALRRGFRVTTNTTLFDGADPQSVRAFFDETMALGVEGMMLSPGYSYDKAPDQSHFLGRARTRRLFRAILSNRRPAWRFNMSPLFLEFLMGKRDYPCTPWGMPTFNVFGWQKPCYLLQDGYADSFAELLQSTQWERYGTESGNPKCANCMVHSGYEASAVNDTFSSLRGFLATVRAALSSRYPDRKALELLHEPIHPVHGFHPLVQIESNAPQETRV; encoded by the coding sequence CCAGTACCGGTCTCGCAGATGTGGACGGTCGCCAGCTACGTCCTGAAGCAGAAGCTCAAGGGACGCAAGCGCTACCCGCTCGTCCTCATGCTGGAACCGCTGTTCCGCTGCAATCTGGCATGCGCCGGCTGTGGCAAAATCCAGTACCCGGGCCATGTGCTCAAAATGCAGCTCACGCCGGAGGAGTGCTTGCGCGCGGTGGACGAATGCGGCGCTCCGACCGTCGCGATTCCCGGTGGCGAGCCGCTGTTGCACCCGCAGATCGGCGAAATCGTTGCCAGCCTGGTGGAGCGCCGCAAGTACATTTATCTCTGCACCAACGCGCTCCTATTGCAGCAGAAAATTGATCTGTTCAAGCCCAGCAAGTACCTGACCTTCTCCGTCCACTTGGACGGCCAGCGCGAGCACCACGACTTTTCTGTTTGCCTGGAAGGCGGCTATGACAAGGCGGTTGTCGGCATCAAGGAGGCGCTGCGCCGCGGCTTCCGCGTCACCACCAACACCACCCTGTTCGACGGCGCCGATCCCCAGAGCGTGCGCGCCTTCTTCGACGAAACCATGGCGCTCGGCGTCGAGGGCATGATGCTTTCGCCGGGCTATTCCTACGACAAGGCGCCGGACCAGAGCCATTTCCTCGGTCGCGCCCGTACCCGGCGGCTGTTCCGCGCTATTCTCTCCAATCGCAGGCCGGCCTGGCGCTTCAACATGTCGCCGCTCTTCCTCGAATTTCTGATGGGCAAGCGCGATTATCCGTGCACCCCCTGGGGCATGCCGACCTTCAACGTCTTCGGCTGGCAGAAGCCCTGCTACCTGCTGCAGGACGGTTACGCCGACAGCTTTGCCGAATTGCTGCAGAGCACGCAATGGGAGCGTTACGGCACCGAATCCGGCAATCCCAAGTGTGCCAATTGCATGGTGCACAGCGGCTACGAAGCCTCGGCGGTGAACGACACGTTTAGCTCGCTGCGCGGATTCCTCGCCACCGTGCGTGCCGCGCTGTCCAGCCGCTACCCAGATCGGAAGGCTTTGGAGCTTCTTCACGAACCGATACACCCCGTTCATGGCTTCCATCCGC